The Mycolicibacterium mucogenicum DSM 44124 genomic sequence GCCGCCCGCGAGTTCAAGCCGCTGGTGCTGGTCGCCGGCTACTCGGCCTACCCGCGCCGGGTGAACTTCGCCAAGATGCGCGAGATCGCCGACGAGGTCGGCGCCACCCTCATGGTCGACATGGCCCACTTCGCGGGCCTGGTGGCCGGCAAGGTGTTCACCGGCGACGAGGACCCGGTGCCGCACGCCCACGTCACCACCACGACGACGCACAAGTCGCTGCGCGGCCCGCGCGGTGGCCTGGTGCTGGCGACCGAGGAATACGCCCCGGCTGTCGACAAGGGCTGCCCGATGGTGCTCGGCGGCCCACTGTCGCACGTGATGGCCGCCAAGGCCGTCGCGCTGGCCGAGGCCCGTCGGCCCGAGTTCCGCAGCTACGCCCAGAACGTCGCGGACAACGCCAAGTCGCTCGCCGAGGGCTTCCTCAAGCGTGGCGCGACGCTGGTCACCGGTGGCACCGACAACCACCTGGTGCTGCTGGACGTGCAGTCGTTCGGCCTGACCGGCCGCCAGGCCGAGTCGGCGCTGCTCGACGCCGGCGTCGTCACCAACCGCAACGCCATCCCGAACGATCCGAACGGCGCCTGGTACACCAGCGGCATCCGCTTCGGCACCCCGGCGCTGACCACGCGCGGCTTCGGCGCCGACGAGTTCGACAAGGTCGCCGAACTGGTGGTCGACGTGCTGAACAACGCATCGGCCGACGCCGGCCCGAACGGCCCGTCGAAGGCCAAGTACACGCTGGCCGACGGCACCGCCGACCGCGTCCGCGCGGCGTCGGCCGAGATGCTCGACGCCAACCCGTTGTATCCGGGTCTGACGCTCTGATTTGACGCCCGAGATGGGACCTATGACCTCCAATCGCAGGACTTTGGTCATGGGTCCCTTCTTTGGTCGGCGGGGCAGATTTCAAAAACATGTGAACTCGGGTTACAGTTACTTTCATGGCTGAGAAACCGGTTGCCAACGCACTGACCCTCGAGCTCGAGCCCGTGGTGGACACCGAGCTGTCCCGGCACCTCGCGACTGAGGAAGCCTGGTACGCCCACGACTACGTGCCGTTCGAGCAGGGTGAAAACTTCGCCTTTCTCGGCGGCACCGACTGGGACGCCTCCGGTGTCACGCTGCCCAAGCCGGTCACCGATGCGCTGGAAATTCTGCTGATCACCAAGGACAACCTCGCCGGCTACCACCGTGAGCTGGTCGAACACTTCATCCTCGAGGACAAGTGGGGCCGCTGGCTGGGCCGCTGGACCGCCGAGGAGCACCTGCACGCCATCGCGCTGCGCAACTACCTGGTGGTCACCCGCCAGATCGACCCGACCGCCAACGAGGACGTGCGCGTCGAGCACGTCATGAAGGGCTACCGGGCCGACAAGTTCAGCCAGATCGAGACGCTGGTCTTCATGGCGTTCTTCGAGCGGGCGCACGCCGTCTTCACCCGCAACCTGCAGGCCCAGATCGACGAGCCGGTGCTCGCCGCCATGGCCGGCCGCATCGCCCGCGACGAAGAGCGGCACGAGGAGTTCTTCGCGAACCTCGTCTCGCACCTGCTGGAGACGCACCGCGACGAGACCATCGCCGCCATCGCGGCCCGGGCCGCCGGCCTTGAGGTCATCGGTGCGGACATCGACGCCTACCAGGACAAGGTCCAGGTTGTTGCTGACGCCGGCATCTTCGACGGTGCGGCGCTGCGCACGGTCATCTCCGACCGCATCAAGGCGTGGGGGCTGAGCGACGAACCGTCGCTCGCTCAGTTCATCTAGACGTCACAAAAGAGTCACGGCGCGCCAGTGAGCGCGCGGCCGTCGCCGGGGGTAGCGTCGCCGGTGATGGCTAGCGAATTGCTCTGCTATCCGGGCGGTACCCGATTAGAGATTGGGACCGGCCCCGGTCCAGGTACCGCTGCGTCCACCGAAGTACTCGTGTGGGGCCGCACGGGCCGAGGAGCGCCACGTGTCTGATTCGCAGGTCCGTACCTACGTGCTCGATACCTCCGTGTTGCTGTCCGATCCCTGGGCATGCACGCGTTTCGCTGAGCACGAAGTGGTTGTCCCCCTGGTGGTCATCAGTGAGCTGGAGGGTAAACGCCACCACCACGAACTGGGCTGGTTCGCCCGGCAGGCCCTGCGCATGTTCGATGACTTGCGATTGGAACACGGTCGGTTGGATCAGCCGATTCCTGTTGGGACGCAAGGGGGAACGCTCCAGGTCGAGCTGAACCACGTCGACCAGTCGGTGCTGCCCTCGGGCTTCCGCACCGACACCAACGACCACCGCATCCTCGCCTGCGCCGCCAACCTCGCGGCCGAGGGCAAGCGAGTCACGTTGGTCAGCAAAGACATTCCGCTGCGCGTCAAGGCCGGCGCGGTGGGCCTGACTGCCGACGAGTACCACGCGCAGGATGTCGTGACGTCCGGCTGGACCGGCATGACCGAGATGGACGCCTCGCCGGAAGACATCGACACGCTGTTCGCCGACGGCGAGGTGGACCTGTTGGAAGCGCGGGATCTGCCGTGCCACACCGGAATCCGCCTGCTCGGTGGCACGTCGCACGCGCTCGGTCGGGTCAACGCCGAGAAGCGGGTGCAGTTGGTCCGCGGTGACCGCGAAGTGTTCGGCCTCCGGGGAAGGTCAGCCGAACAACGCGTCGCCCTCGATCTGCTGCTCGACGAGTCCGTCGGCATCGTCTCCCTCGGCGGCAAGGCCGGTACCGGTAAGTCGGCGCTGGCGCTGTGCGCGGGGCTCGAGGCGGTGCTCGAGCGCCGCACCCAGCGCAAGGTCGTCGTGTTCCGGCCGCTGTATGCCGTTGGCGGACAAGACCTCGGCTACCTGCCGGGCAGCGAGAGCGAGAAGATGGGCCCGTGGGCGCAGGCCGTCTTCGACACCTTGGAAGGCCTGGCCAGCCCGGCCGTGCTGGAAGAGGTGCTGTCCCGCGGAATGCTGGAAGTGTTGCCGCTGACCCACATTCGCGGCCGCTCGCTGCACGACTCGTTCGTCATCGTCGACGAGGCCCAGTCACTCGAGCGCAACGTGCTCCTGACCGTGCTGTCCCGGCTGGGCTCGGGCTCTCGGGTGGTGCTCACGCACGACGTGGCACAGCGCGACAACCTGCGCGTCGGCCGGCATGACGGTGTCGCCGCGGTGATCGAGAAGCTCAAGGGGCACCCCCTGTTCGCGCACATCACCCTGATGCGCAGCGAACGCTCGCCGATTGCCGCGCTCGTCACCGAGATGCTCGAGGAGATCAGCCCCGGCACCCTGCCGTGACGCGGTTGTCGAGGATGACCTTGCCGACGGTCTCGCCGGACTCCAGCAAGCGGTGAGCCAGCCCGGCATCGCGTAGCGGTACGACGGTGTCGACCACCGGGTGGATTGCCCTTGTGTCGAACAAGGGCAATACCTCGCGGATGACGCCGGCGACGATCGCGGCTTTCTGATCGGCCGGGCGGGCCCGCAGCATCGTGGCGGTCACGCTGGCTCGCTTGGCCATCAGCAGGCCGAGGTCCAACATCGCGGGCTCTGTGGAACCGCCGATGACGACCAGATGTCCGTCGGGTGCCAGGCAGTCGAGGTTGCGTGCCAGGTAGCTCGAGCCCACTACGTCGAGGATGGCGTCAACGCCCCGACCTCCGGTGGCCGACAGCGTGGCGGCGACGAAATCCTCGGTGCGGTAGTTGATCGCTGTGCGCGCACCGAGGTCACGCCCGGCGCGCACCTTGTCGTCGCTGCCGGCGGTCGTGATGACGTCAGCCCCGATCGCGGCGGCCCATTGAATGGCGAACGTGCCGATGCCGCCACCGGCGCCGTGGATGAGCACGGTGTGCCCGCCGGTGAGTCCGGCGACCATCGCGAGGTTGGAGTACACCGTGCAGGCCACCTCCGGAACCGCGGCGGCTTCGATCATGCTCAGCCCTCGCGGGATCGGCATCACCTGGGTCGCACGAACCGCCACCTGGTCGGCGTAGCCGCCGCCGTCGAGCAGAGCGCACACCTGGTCGCCCGGCGACCAACCGGTGACGCCTTCGCCAACTGCGACGATGGTTCCCGCACATTCCAGTCCGAGCGGCCGCGGCGCCCCGGGCGGCACCGGGTACCGTCCGCGCCGCTGAAGCAGGTCGGCGTTGTTGATCCCGGCGGCCTCGACGCCGATCACCACCTCGCCCGGGCCGGGAAGTACGGGGGCCACGGCTTGCCATTGCAAGACGTCTGGGTCGCCGGGGCGATCGAACAGCACTGCTGAGGGCATGTGAAAGGTCCTTTGCCTGGTTGAGTGACTATGCCGCGGTTGCCGCGCGGTCGGCCGCCCAACGGGCGATGCTCTGGGCGTACCGCGGGGTCTCGACGCGGCAGTGGCGCCCGGAGGCGTCCTGACGGGCCGCGGCCGCCTCGGCGAAGGTCTGCCCGTGCTGGGCGATGAACTCCAAGAAATGTTCGGTGGGGTGCGAGGTGACCGTATTGGTGTAACGGCAGCGGTCACCGTCGAGCTGCTCCATGCGCAGCTCCCAGATGACCTGTGTGCTGGTCCACCCGAGCGGAGTCAACACATCAGACAGCGACACCATCCGGCAGTAGTGCGGCTCGGCGACCTCGAACCGGTACTGCTGCACCACCAACCCGGTGCCGATCATCTCCACGTTGATGGACATAGGGGTGCCGTCGTCGTCGACGGTATAGCCGGCTGCCTTGTGGTCGCCCGGGGCGCACCGCTGATATTCGTGTGTGGGCAGGGTTTTCAGCCACCGCGCGATGTCGACGTGATCGAACGGCGCCTGCACCTCTGCGGTCACCCGCGCCTGCGACAAGATCAGATCCTCACGAACCGCCGAACTCATGAAATGCTCCCTTCAATCCGATGTTGTGTGTGATCAACCCTGCTCGAAGGGAAACTCGGGCACCACGCCGCTAGCCGCACATTCGGCGGTAGTGCTAGCCCCCACACGTCCCGGTGTCAGGGACCAGCCAGCCGCGGCCGGTAGCATTTGTCCCGTGCCACGCCGACCCGATAGCCCGTTCTGGTCCTATTGGCGAACCGTCCTCGGCGTGTGCGCCGGTGTGACGATCGTCGTGGTCGGGTGCCAGACCGGCAATGTCGCCAAGGCAGACGAGGTCGACTGCAGCAAGTACAAGTGCATTGCGCTGACCTTTGATGACGGTCCCAGCCCGTACACCGACCGGCTGCTGAAAATCCTGCAGGACAACGACGCCAAGGCGACGTTCTTCGAGATCGGCAACAAGGTCGCCGCCAACCCCGCCGGCGCCAAGCGCGTCGTCGACGCCGGGATGGAGCTGGGCAGCCACACCTGGGAACACCCCAACATGACGACGATCCCGCCGGAGTTCATCGCGGGTCAGTTCAGCAAGGCCAGCGACGCCATCGAGAAGGCCACCGGCCAGCGGCCGAAGCTGGTGCGCACCGCGGGCGGCCTGATCAACGACCAGGTGCTCGCCGAGGCGAAGAAGCAGGGCCTGGCCGACATCAACTGGGACGTCATCCCGTTCGACTGGGCCAATGACTCCAACACCGCGGCGACCCGCTACATGCTGATGAGCCAGATCAAGCCGAATTCGGTGGTGCTGTTCCACGACACCTACTCGTCGACGGTCGATCTGGTGCAGCAGTTCATCCCGGTCCTCAAGGCCAACGGCTACCACATGGTGACCGTCAGCCACATGGTCGGCCACCGTGAGCCGGGCACCAGCTATGGCAGCCGGGAGAACGGCCCGCCGGTCAACGACCTGACCGATATCCCGCCGGCGGAGATTCCGACGCTGCCCAACACCCCGTCGCCGCCGCCGATGCCGAACATCCCGATCACCGACATCCCGGGCGCCAATTCCGGCGGCTCCAACAACGGTCAGTAGGTACGCCGAGCGGCTGCCGCAGAGGTAGGTGCCGCCACCGGAAGTACGTGGCTTCAATCACGACGGGCCGCGGCTGCGGTGACTGAACCCAGGTACTTTTTCCGGCCACCAACGGTCCCTGAGTGCAAAAACCACCGGCACGTTGCCATTGCGATTGAACTCAGGGACTTTCCCGCCGGGTCCCGCGCCGCCCGCCAACGCATCCTCAATCCACGGCGTGCAGGGCGCGCTACGCAGTGGGGAAGCGGTCGACGATCGCGTCGACCATGGCCAGGAGTTCGGCGATGCGCCCGTGCAGTACGTCGAGGTGCTTGTCGGCACCCTGCTTGGCCGCCCGGCGCTCCGTCACCGCCAGTTGCAGGTGCAACTCGGCCAGTTCGTCCTCGAGCAGTTCGATGAACAACCTGGCCTGCAGGACATCCGCATTGCGCTGACCCGGTGATGTCGTCACGAGTTTGAGGACCTCGGCCTGGGGTTTGGACAGCCGCTCGCCGGTGTGCGTGTGCGGCATGTGGAAGCGGCCGTGCGTCATGCACGGGACGGCATCCAGCCGGGCACCTCGGTGCGAATCGGTGAGGTCGGCCGTCATTGCAACACAATCGCAAACGCACGGGTCGAATCCCGTTTCCCGGCAGTATCTGTCCAGTAAGGAGCTGTTCACATTGGCTTCACCTGCGGTGTGAGATGAGCCTGCGGGAGGGCAACAAAAAAGTGCCCCCTTCCGAAGAAGAGGGCACTTTCGAAGCGAAACTGATCGCCGACTGCTCTGGAGGCTCCTCGCGCTAGCGCTCGTCGCGGACCTTCGCCATGGCCAGCACGTCGAGGCGCTTGTCCAGCTCGGCCAGGGAGAGGTTCTCGCCGATCAGGCCGCGGTCGATGACCGTCTGCCGGATGGTCTTCTTCTCCTTGAGGGCTTCCTTGGCCACCTTGGCGGCTTCCTCGTAGCCGATGGCCGAGTTCAGCGGCGTCACGATCGACGGCGACGACTCCGCCAGCGTCCGCAGGTGGTCCTCGTTGGCGACGAGGCCGTCGATGCACTTGGAGGCGAACAGCCGCGAGACGTTGGACAGCAGCGTGAAGGACTCCAGCACGTTGCGGGCCATCATCGGGATGTAGACGTTCAGCTCGAAGGCGCCTGACAGGCCGCCGACGGTGACGGCCGCGTCGTTGCCGATGACCTGCGCGGCGACCTGGGTAACCGCTTCGGGCAGAACAGGATTCACCTTGCCCGGCATGATCGAGCTGCCCGGCTGCAGGTCCGGCAGCTGGATTTCGCCGAGGCCGGTCAGCGGGCCGGAGCCCATCCAGCGCACGTCGTTGGCGATCTTGGTCAGCGACACCGCGATGGTCTTCAGCGCGCCGGACGCCTCGACGAGTCCGTCGCGAGCGGCCTGGGCCTCGAAAGAGTCTGCGGCGGTGCGCAGTTCGGCGATGCCGGTCTGGTTCACCAGCACCTCGACGACCTTGGCGCCGAAGCCGTCGGGGGCGTTCAGGCCGGTGCCGACGGCGGTGCCGCCGATGGCCAGCTCACCCAGCCGGGGCAGCGTCGCCTTGACGCGCTCGATGCCGGCCTCGATCTGGCGGGCGTAGCCACCGAACTCCTGGCCCAGGGTGACGGGGACCGCGTCCATGAGGTGGGTGCGGCCGGACTTGACGACGGTGCGCCACGCGCGGGCCTTGTTGGCCAGCGACTCGTGCAGCACCTCGAGGGCCGGGATCAGGTGGCGCACAGCGGCTTCCGTCGCCGCGATGTGCGTGGCGGTGGGGAAGGTGTCGTTGGAGCTCTGCGACATGTTGACGTGGTCGTTGGGGTGGACCTCGACACCGTTGCGCGCCGCGATCGAGGCGATGACCTCGTTGGCGTTCATGTTCGAGCTGGTGCCCGAGCCGGTCTGGAACACGTCGATGGGGAACTGGTCGTCGTGCAGACCGTCGGCGATCTCACCGGCGGCGGCGATGATCGCGTCGGCCTTCTCGGGGTCCAGCAGACCCAGGTCCTTGTTGACCTGTGCGCAGGCGCCCTTCAGCAGACCCAGCGCGCGGATCTGGGTGCGCTCCAGGCCGCGGAACGAGATCGGGAAGTTCTCCACGGCCCGCTGCGTCTGCGCGCGCCACAGGGCGTTGATCGGCACCCGGACTTCGCCCATGGTGTCGTGCTCGATCCGGTACTCGGCTTCGACAACGTTGTCGGACATGTGCTCCCTTTTGTTGAGGTGAACGGAAACTACGGCAGGGGGTGTGCGGCGGAGAGGTCCCCGGTGAAGTCCACCGCGGAGTACTCGTTGAGCTTGGACAGCCGGTGGTAGGCCTCGATCATCCGGACGGTGCCGGACTTCGAGCGCATCACGATCGACTGGGTGGTGCAACCGCCGGCGAAGTAACGCACACCGTTGAGCAGGTCGCCGTCGGTGACGCCGGTGGCGCAGAAGAAGACGTTGTCGCCGGCGACCAGGTCTTCGGTGGTGAGCACGCGCTCGAGGTCGTAGCCGCGGTCGAGGGCCCGCTGGCGCTCGTCATCGTCGGTGGGGGCGAGGACGGCCTGGATCGCGCCGCCCATGCAGCGGATGGCGGCCGCGGCGATGATGCCCTCCGGGGTGCCGCCGATACCGGCCAGGATGTCGGTGCCGGATTCGGGGCGGCAGGCCGAGATGGCGCCGGCGACGTCGCCGTCGGAGATCAGCCGGATGCGCGCGCCGGCCTCGCGGACCTCGCTGATCAGCTGGGCGTGGCGGGGCCGGTCCAGGATGCACACCGTGACGTCGGCGACCGACTCGTTGAGGCGCTTGGCGACGCGGCGGATGTTCTCGCCGATGGGCACGGTGATGTCGATGACGTCTGCAGCGTCGGGGCCGACGGCGATCTTGTTCATGTAGAAGACGGCCGACGGGTCGAACATGGTGCCGCGCTCGGAGACCGCCAGCACCGAGATGGCGTTGGGCATGCCCTTGCTCATCAGGGTGGTGCCGTCGACCGGGTCGACGGCGAAGTCGCAGTCGGGGCCGTCGCCATTGCCGACCTCTTCGCCGTTGTAGAGCATCGGGGCGTGGTCCTTCTCGCCCTCGCCGATGACCACGACACCGCGCATCGAGACCGAATTGACCAGCTCACGCATGGCATCGACGGCCGCGCCGTCGCCGCCTTCCTTGTCGCCACGGCCGACCCAGCGGCCGGCTGCCATGGCGCCGGCTTCGGTCACGCGGACCAGTTCGAGGGCGAGGTTGCGGTCTGGGGCTTCCCGGCGCGAAGGCGTCATGCGCAAATTGTCCCATTAGCCGGTGTGCCCGGGGGAGCTGGGATACTGAGCACCGTGACGTCATCATCCCCGGAACCTGAGGGCCAGCCTGTGCCCGCGCCCGACGTGGTCACCGAGGGCCAGTCGGTGCCGGTGCCGCGCCCGGCGAAGGACCGGCTGCTGCAGGACGGCCGCGACATGTTCTGGTCCATCGCCCCGCTGGTGGTGGCGTGTATCGCGCTGGCCGGGATGCTCGGGATGTGCTCGTTCGCGCCGCAGGGTCCGGGCAAGGGGCCGGCACCCCAGTACGACGCCCCGGCCGCGCTCAAAGCCGACGCCGCCGCGCTGCGCATCCCGATCCGGGTGCCGGAGCTGCCGTCCGGTTGGCACGCCAATTCCGGGTCGCGCGGTGCCATCGAAGCCGGTCGCACCGATCCCGTCACCAAGCAGCCGACGCGCGCGCTGACGTCGAAGGTCGGCTATCTGACCGCCGCGGGCATGTTCGTCGCGCTCGTCCAGAGCAACGCCGACGAGGAGAAGCTGGTGTCCTCGATCCACACCGGCATGTATCCGACCGGCGCGCAGGACATCGGCGGCGTGCACTGGGTGGTGTACGAGGGTGCCGGCGAAGACCAGCAGGGCACCGAACCGATCTGGACCGCGAAGCTCGACGGGCCGACGGGCCCGTCGCAGGTCGCGGTCAGTGGTTCGGCGAGTCCGGCGGACTATCGGACTCTGGCTGAGGCGACGCAGAAGGCGCAGCCGCTGCCTTAACCGGCGGCGTGCGACGGGCCCGGATCGCGGCGATGAGCCGTCCGAGACGGCCCGGGGCGTGGGGTGCGTCGGGTTCCGGCTCGCTCAACGGAACACCTTTGTAGACAGCGAGATACACGCTGATCGTGGTGACCACGACGATCATCAGCACGGGGCCGATCACCAGGCCCAGGAAACCGAACATCGCGATCCCGGAGAACACCGAGAGCAGCATCAGCGCCGAATCCAACCGGGCCGCCTTGGGCACCAGGATGGGCCGGAGCACGTTGTCGATGTTCGTGACCACGAGGACGTGGAACAGGATCACGAACAGGCCGCCGCCGACGTTGCCGAACAGCGCCAGGCCGATGCCGAACGGGATGCTGACGATGCCGCCGCCCAGCGGGATCACCGACAGCGCGCTCAGCAGGATCGCGAAGATGAAGAATCCGTCGTGGAAGCCCGCGATGTAGATCGAGATCGCGCCCGAAACACCTTGGGCCAGTGCGATGACGAACTGGCCGAGGACCGTGCCGCGCACCATCGCGCCCATCTTGGCCAGGTACAGGTCGGTGACGTCCTCGCCGAGGGGG encodes the following:
- a CDS encoding glycine hydroxymethyltransferase, with amino-acid sequence MTSDASVSNAGLGAEYAATASEAYQAALRVIEQVEPRVAAATRKELEDQRSSLKLIASENYASPAVLLTMGTWFSDKYAEGTVGHRFYAACQNVDTVEALAAEHARELFGAPYAYAQPHSGIDANLVAFWAILATRIEAPGLAELGAKHVNDLSEADWEKLRNKLGNQRLLGMSLDTGGHLTHGFRPNISGKMFHQRSYGTDAQTGLIDYDAVAAAAREFKPLVLVAGYSAYPRRVNFAKMREIADEVGATLMVDMAHFAGLVAGKVFTGDEDPVPHAHVTTTTTHKSLRGPRGGLVLATEEYAPAVDKGCPMVLGGPLSHVMAAKAVALAEARRPEFRSYAQNVADNAKSLAEGFLKRGATLVTGGTDNHLVLLDVQSFGLTGRQAESALLDAGVVTNRNAIPNDPNGAWYTSGIRFGTPALTTRGFGADEFDKVAELVVDVLNNASADAGPNGPSKAKYTLADGTADRVRAASAEMLDANPLYPGLTL
- the glpX gene encoding class II fructose-bisphosphatase, encoding MTPSRREAPDRNLALELVRVTEAGAMAAGRWVGRGDKEGGDGAAVDAMRELVNSVSMRGVVVIGEGEKDHAPMLYNGEEVGNGDGPDCDFAVDPVDGTTLMSKGMPNAISVLAVSERGTMFDPSAVFYMNKIAVGPDAADVIDITVPIGENIRRVAKRLNESVADVTVCILDRPRHAQLISEVREAGARIRLISDGDVAGAISACRPESGTDILAGIGGTPEGIIAAAAIRCMGGAIQAVLAPTDDDERQRALDRGYDLERVLTTEDLVAGDNVFFCATGVTDGDLLNGVRYFAGGCTTQSIVMRSKSGTVRMIEAYHRLSKLNEYSAVDFTGDLSAAHPLP
- a CDS encoding DUF4245 domain-containing protein, encoding MPAPDVVTEGQSVPVPRPAKDRLLQDGRDMFWSIAPLVVACIALAGMLGMCSFAPQGPGKGPAPQYDAPAALKADAAALRIPIRVPELPSGWHANSGSRGAIEAGRTDPVTKQPTRALTSKVGYLTAAGMFVALVQSNADEEKLVSSIHTGMYPTGAQDIGGVHWVVYEGAGEDQQGTEPIWTAKLDGPTGPSQVAVSGSASPADYRTLAEATQKAQPLP
- a CDS encoding class II fumarate hydratase — translated: MSDNVVEAEYRIEHDTMGEVRVPINALWRAQTQRAVENFPISFRGLERTQIRALGLLKGACAQVNKDLGLLDPEKADAIIAAAGEIADGLHDDQFPIDVFQTGSGTSSNMNANEVIASIAARNGVEVHPNDHVNMSQSSNDTFPTATHIAATEAAVRHLIPALEVLHESLANKARAWRTVVKSGRTHLMDAVPVTLGQEFGGYARQIEAGIERVKATLPRLGELAIGGTAVGTGLNAPDGFGAKVVEVLVNQTGIAELRTAADSFEAQAARDGLVEASGALKTIAVSLTKIANDVRWMGSGPLTGLGEIQLPDLQPGSSIMPGKVNPVLPEAVTQVAAQVIGNDAAVTVGGLSGAFELNVYIPMMARNVLESFTLLSNVSRLFASKCIDGLVANEDHLRTLAESSPSIVTPLNSAIGYEEAAKVAKEALKEKKTIRQTVIDRGLIGENLSLAELDKRLDVLAMAKVRDER
- a CDS encoding acyl-ACP desaturase → MAEKPVANALTLELEPVVDTELSRHLATEEAWYAHDYVPFEQGENFAFLGGTDWDASGVTLPKPVTDALEILLITKDNLAGYHRELVEHFILEDKWGRWLGRWTAEEHLHAIALRNYLVVTRQIDPTANEDVRVEHVMKGYRADKFSQIETLVFMAFFERAHAVFTRNLQAQIDEPVLAAMAGRIARDEERHEEFFANLVSHLLETHRDETIAAIAARAAGLEVIGADIDAYQDKVQVVADAGIFDGAALRTVISDRIKAWGLSDEPSLAQFI
- a CDS encoding PhoH family protein is translated as MSDSQVRTYVLDTSVLLSDPWACTRFAEHEVVVPLVVISELEGKRHHHELGWFARQALRMFDDLRLEHGRLDQPIPVGTQGGTLQVELNHVDQSVLPSGFRTDTNDHRILACAANLAAEGKRVTLVSKDIPLRVKAGAVGLTADEYHAQDVVTSGWTGMTEMDASPEDIDTLFADGEVDLLEARDLPCHTGIRLLGGTSHALGRVNAEKRVQLVRGDREVFGLRGRSAEQRVALDLLLDESVGIVSLGGKAGTGKSALALCAGLEAVLERRTQRKVVVFRPLYAVGGQDLGYLPGSESEKMGPWAQAVFDTLEGLASPAVLEEVLSRGMLEVLPLTHIRGRSLHDSFVIVDEAQSLERNVLLTVLSRLGSGSRVVLTHDVAQRDNLRVGRHDGVAAVIEKLKGHPLFAHITLMRSERSPIAALVTEMLEEISPGTLP
- a CDS encoding AI-2E family transporter, translated to MDTDFTVTQKRALAIATILAVGFGAYFLRGQFMLVVVAGVVAYLFTPLFRRLSARLSTGLSATLTLLAALLVVVVPISGAVAIGVVQITTMIRNVSDWVSRNDMGALGTRALQAANDLLAQIPYLHHVTLTPESVQKWIVSFAQRAGEWGLNVLQTAAGGLFGALAGAVIFIYVFISMLVNGDELILLIRRLNPLGEDVTDLYLAKMGAMVRGTVLGQFVIALAQGVSGAISIYIAGFHDGFFIFAILLSALSVIPLGGGIVSIPFGIGLALFGNVGGGLFVILFHVLVVTNIDNVLRPILVPKAARLDSALMLLSVFSGIAMFGFLGLVIGPVLMIVVVTTISVYLAVYKGVPLSEPEPDAPHAPGRLGRLIAAIRARRTPPVKAAAAPSASPQPESDSPPDSPNH
- a CDS encoding polysaccharide deacetylase family protein; the protein is MPRRPDSPFWSYWRTVLGVCAGVTIVVVGCQTGNVAKADEVDCSKYKCIALTFDDGPSPYTDRLLKILQDNDAKATFFEIGNKVAANPAGAKRVVDAGMELGSHTWEHPNMTTIPPEFIAGQFSKASDAIEKATGQRPKLVRTAGGLINDQVLAEAKKQGLADINWDVIPFDWANDSNTAATRYMLMSQIKPNSVVLFHDTYSSTVDLVQQFIPVLKANGYHMVTVSHMVGHREPGTSYGSRENGPPVNDLTDIPPAEIPTLPNTPSPPPMPNIPITDIPGANSGGSNNGQ
- a CDS encoding NAD(P)H-quinone oxidoreductase, producing MPSAVLFDRPGDPDVLQWQAVAPVLPGPGEVVIGVEAAGINNADLLQRRGRYPVPPGAPRPLGLECAGTIVAVGEGVTGWSPGDQVCALLDGGGYADQVAVRATQVMPIPRGLSMIEAAAVPEVACTVYSNLAMVAGLTGGHTVLIHGAGGGIGTFAIQWAAAIGADVITTAGSDDKVRAGRDLGARTAINYRTEDFVAATLSATGGRGVDAILDVVGSSYLARNLDCLAPDGHLVVIGGSTEPAMLDLGLLMAKRASVTATMLRARPADQKAAIVAGVIREVLPLFDTRAIHPVVDTVVPLRDAGLAHRLLESGETVGKVILDNRVTAGCRG